The following are encoded together in the Trachemys scripta elegans isolate TJP31775 chromosome 7, CAS_Tse_1.0, whole genome shotgun sequence genome:
- the CRBN gene encoding protein cereblon isoform X1: MAAEEGGGEPDNNMGNHLQLLPAESEEEDDLEMEVEDQDSKEAEKPNINFDTSLPTSHMYLGSDMEEFHGRTVHDDDSCQVIPVLPHVVVMLIPGQTLPLQLFRPQEVSMVRNLIQKDRTFAVLAYSNIREREAHFGTTAEIYAYREEQEFGIETVKVKAVGRQRFKVLEIRTQSDGIQQAKVQILPERVLPSTMSAVQLESLNRCHIFPSSKPTAWQDQPIHQWWQKYQKRKFHCASLTSWPPWLYSLYDAETLMERVKWQLHEWDENLKDESLPSNPIDFSYRVAACLPIDDSLRIQLLKIGSAIQRLRCELDIMNKCTSLCCKQCQDTEITTKNEIFSLSLCGPMAAYVNPHGYVHETLTVYKACNLNLSGRPSTEHSWFPGYAWTIAQCRICGNHMGWKFTAAKKDLTPQKFWGLTRSALLPRIPEDGSGNDRTPLLCL, from the exons CAGagagtgaggaagaggatgacCTTGAAATGGAAGTTGAAGATCAAGATAGTAAAGAAGCTGAAAAGCCAAACATTAATTTTGACACCAGTCTGCCAACATCACATATG TATTTGGGTTCTGATATGGAAGAGTTTCACGGGAGAACGGTGCATGATGACGACAGCTGTCAAGTGATTCCAGTGTTACCCCACGTGGTGGTGATGTTGATTCCTGGACAAACCTTGCCTCTTCAGCTTTTTCGCCCTCAAGAGGTTAGCATGGTGCGGAATTTAATTCAGAAAGACAGAACCTTTGCTGTTCTTGCATACAG CAATATACGTGAAAGGGAAGCACATTTTGGAACAACAGCCGAAATATATGCCTACCGAGAAGAACAGGAGTTTGGAATTGAAACAGTCAAAGTGAAAGCAGTAGGAAGACAGAGGTTCAAGGTGCTTGAAATAAGAACTCAGTCAGATGG aaTCCAGCAGGCTAAAGTACAAATCCTTCCTGAGCGAGTGCTGCCTTCGACTATGTCAGCAGTACAGCTGGAGTCTCTCAACAGATGCCACATATTTCCTTCTTCCAAACCTACAGCATGGCAGGACCAACCTATACATCAATGGTGGCAGAAATATCAAAAG CGGAAGTTTCACTGTGCTAGTTTGACTTCTTGGCCTCCATGGCTCTACTCTTTATATGATGCT GAAACCTTAATGGAAAGAGTCAAGTGGCAACTACATGAGTGGGATGAAAATCTTAAAGATGAATCTCTTCCATCAAATCCAATAG ATTTTTCTTACAGAGTTGCTGCTTGCCTGCCAATTGATGATTCATTACGTATTCAGCTGCTTAAAATAGGAAGCGCTATTCAGCGACTGCGTTGTGAATTAGATATTATGAACAAA tgTACATCTCTTTGTTGTAAGCAATGTCAAGACACAGAAATAACAACTAAGAATGAAATATTCAG TTTATCCTTGTGCGGACCTATGGCAGCATATGTGAATCCTCATGGGTATGTCCATGAGACCCTTACAGTGTACAAAGCCTGCAACTTGAATCTGAGTGGCCGACCTTCTACAGAGCACAGTTGGTTTCCTGG gtatgCATGGACTATAGCCCAGTGCAGAATTTGTGGGAATCACATGGGGTGGAAGTTCACAGCTGCTAAAAAAGATCTCACTCCTCAAAAATTCTGGGGATTGACCCGATCTGCTCTCCTGCCTAGAATTCCAGAAGATGGCTCAGGCAACGATAGAACACCATTACTTTGCCTGTAA
- the CRBN gene encoding protein cereblon isoform X2: MAAEEGGGEPDNNMGNHLQLLPESEEEDDLEMEVEDQDSKEAEKPNINFDTSLPTSHMYLGSDMEEFHGRTVHDDDSCQVIPVLPHVVVMLIPGQTLPLQLFRPQEVSMVRNLIQKDRTFAVLAYSNIREREAHFGTTAEIYAYREEQEFGIETVKVKAVGRQRFKVLEIRTQSDGIQQAKVQILPERVLPSTMSAVQLESLNRCHIFPSSKPTAWQDQPIHQWWQKYQKRKFHCASLTSWPPWLYSLYDAETLMERVKWQLHEWDENLKDESLPSNPIDFSYRVAACLPIDDSLRIQLLKIGSAIQRLRCELDIMNKCTSLCCKQCQDTEITTKNEIFSLSLCGPMAAYVNPHGYVHETLTVYKACNLNLSGRPSTEHSWFPGYAWTIAQCRICGNHMGWKFTAAKKDLTPQKFWGLTRSALLPRIPEDGSGNDRTPLLCL; encoded by the exons agagtgaggaagaggatgacCTTGAAATGGAAGTTGAAGATCAAGATAGTAAAGAAGCTGAAAAGCCAAACATTAATTTTGACACCAGTCTGCCAACATCACATATG TATTTGGGTTCTGATATGGAAGAGTTTCACGGGAGAACGGTGCATGATGACGACAGCTGTCAAGTGATTCCAGTGTTACCCCACGTGGTGGTGATGTTGATTCCTGGACAAACCTTGCCTCTTCAGCTTTTTCGCCCTCAAGAGGTTAGCATGGTGCGGAATTTAATTCAGAAAGACAGAACCTTTGCTGTTCTTGCATACAG CAATATACGTGAAAGGGAAGCACATTTTGGAACAACAGCCGAAATATATGCCTACCGAGAAGAACAGGAGTTTGGAATTGAAACAGTCAAAGTGAAAGCAGTAGGAAGACAGAGGTTCAAGGTGCTTGAAATAAGAACTCAGTCAGATGG aaTCCAGCAGGCTAAAGTACAAATCCTTCCTGAGCGAGTGCTGCCTTCGACTATGTCAGCAGTACAGCTGGAGTCTCTCAACAGATGCCACATATTTCCTTCTTCCAAACCTACAGCATGGCAGGACCAACCTATACATCAATGGTGGCAGAAATATCAAAAG CGGAAGTTTCACTGTGCTAGTTTGACTTCTTGGCCTCCATGGCTCTACTCTTTATATGATGCT GAAACCTTAATGGAAAGAGTCAAGTGGCAACTACATGAGTGGGATGAAAATCTTAAAGATGAATCTCTTCCATCAAATCCAATAG ATTTTTCTTACAGAGTTGCTGCTTGCCTGCCAATTGATGATTCATTACGTATTCAGCTGCTTAAAATAGGAAGCGCTATTCAGCGACTGCGTTGTGAATTAGATATTATGAACAAA tgTACATCTCTTTGTTGTAAGCAATGTCAAGACACAGAAATAACAACTAAGAATGAAATATTCAG TTTATCCTTGTGCGGACCTATGGCAGCATATGTGAATCCTCATGGGTATGTCCATGAGACCCTTACAGTGTACAAAGCCTGCAACTTGAATCTGAGTGGCCGACCTTCTACAGAGCACAGTTGGTTTCCTGG gtatgCATGGACTATAGCCCAGTGCAGAATTTGTGGGAATCACATGGGGTGGAAGTTCACAGCTGCTAAAAAAGATCTCACTCCTCAAAAATTCTGGGGATTGACCCGATCTGCTCTCCTGCCTAGAATTCCAGAAGATGGCTCAGGCAACGATAGAACACCATTACTTTGCCTGTAA